From the Streptomyces sp. Tu 2975 genome, one window contains:
- a CDS encoding potassium transporter TrkG — protein sequence MSRRWPRPRHPAQVVVAGFAAAVVVGTLLLMLPVARRGPGGASLLEGLFTSVSAVCVTGLIVVDTPVYWTGFGQVVILCLIQLGGLGIMTFASLLVVLVSRRIGLRARLTAATETKTLGLGEVRSVIFGVVKVSMLLEALTALVLMLRFATGYDNSWPRALWLGVFHAVSAFNNAGFALYSDNLMGFVTDPWICLPLACAVIAGGLGFPVLFELRRRWRSPMSWSLHTKIVMCASAIFLVGGSVFITAIEWTNPATLGPLDTPGKLLAGFFQGVMPRTAGFNSVDTGQMNPASWLGMDVLMFVGGASAGTAGGIKVTTFAVLFFVLYAEVRGESAVNIFHRRLHGDTQRQALTVVLLSVAAVVGSTVVFMVFTDINLDQSLFEVISAFATVGLSTGITTDLPTAEQVMLIVLMFIGRLGPITVASALALRRRVRLYDLPEERPVIG from the coding sequence GTGAGTCGGCGGTGGCCACGTCCACGGCATCCGGCACAGGTCGTCGTGGCGGGGTTCGCTGCGGCGGTCGTGGTCGGCACCTTGTTGCTGATGCTCCCGGTGGCCAGAAGGGGGCCCGGGGGCGCGAGTCTGCTGGAGGGCCTGTTCACGTCGGTGTCCGCGGTGTGCGTGACCGGGCTGATCGTGGTGGACACCCCGGTCTACTGGACCGGGTTCGGGCAGGTCGTGATTCTGTGCCTGATCCAGCTCGGGGGCCTGGGCATCATGACCTTCGCCTCTCTACTGGTGGTGCTCGTCTCCCGCCGGATCGGGCTGAGGGCCCGCCTGACCGCGGCAACCGAGACCAAGACCCTGGGCCTGGGCGAGGTCAGGTCGGTCATCTTCGGCGTGGTCAAGGTCAGCATGCTGCTGGAAGCGCTCACGGCCCTGGTGCTGATGCTGCGCTTCGCCACCGGCTACGACAATTCATGGCCGAGAGCCCTGTGGCTGGGCGTCTTCCACGCCGTCTCCGCGTTCAACAACGCGGGCTTCGCCCTCTACTCCGACAACCTGATGGGGTTCGTCACCGACCCGTGGATCTGCCTGCCCCTCGCCTGCGCGGTCATCGCCGGCGGACTGGGGTTTCCCGTCCTGTTCGAGCTCCGGCGCCGATGGCGCAGTCCGATGTCGTGGTCGCTGCACACCAAGATCGTGATGTGCGCGAGCGCGATCTTCCTGGTCGGCGGCAGCGTGTTCATCACCGCGATCGAATGGACCAACCCGGCGACCCTTGGACCGCTCGACACGCCGGGCAAGCTGTTGGCCGGGTTCTTTCAGGGCGTGATGCCCCGCACCGCAGGCTTCAACAGCGTCGACACCGGCCAGATGAACCCGGCGAGCTGGCTCGGCATGGACGTCCTGATGTTCGTCGGCGGCGCCAGCGCGGGTACTGCGGGCGGCATCAAGGTCACTACCTTCGCCGTGCTTTTCTTCGTCCTGTACGCCGAAGTACGCGGTGAGAGCGCGGTCAACATCTTCCACCGGCGTCTGCACGGCGACACCCAGCGCCAAGCGCTGACGGTGGTGCTGCTGTCGGTGGCCGCCGTCGTCGGATCCACGGTGGTGTTCATGGTCTTCACCGACATCAACCTCGACCAGTCACTGTTCGAGGTCATCTCCGCCTTCGCCACCGTCGGCCTGTCCACCGGCATCACCACCGACCTGCCCACCGCCGAACAGGTCATGCTGATCGTGCTGATGTTCATCGGCCGCCTCGGACCCATCACGGTGGCCTCCGCGCTCGCCCTGCGCCGGCGCGTCCGCCTGTACGACCTGCCCGAGGAGCGACCCGTCATTGGCTAG
- a CDS encoding cytochrome P450 has protein sequence MSESLHTVTKLPTERQPGCPFDPPAELLDARRHGPISRYTHPGGKPGWLITGYDLVRSVLADSRFSSRKELLNVVDFELPPAPPGEFLLMDEPQHRRYRKPLVGKFTARRMRLLTERIEQITTDCLDTMEKTGPPTDLVTAFAKPIPTIIICELLGVPYQDRDSFQEQIDKFMNGETSDEDLAAAYTATQEYLAQLVVAKRANPTDDVLSELTDSDLTDEELQGISLILLAAGFDTTANMLSLGAFALLQNPAQLTALRADPALADQAVEELLRYLSVAKSFMRTALVDVEVGGRTIEAGTTVVLSYNTANRDPERFTDPHGLDIRRESGGHLAFGHGIHLCLGQQLARIEMRVAFSSLLSRFPTLRLAVPAEEVGLRPETADIYGVKNLPVTWDA, from the coding sequence ATGAGCGAATCCCTCCACACGGTCACGAAGCTGCCGACGGAGCGTCAGCCCGGTTGCCCCTTCGACCCGCCGGCAGAACTGCTCGACGCCCGCCGGCACGGCCCCATCAGCCGTTACACCCACCCTGGTGGAAAGCCCGGCTGGCTGATCACTGGCTACGACCTGGTCAGGTCGGTCCTGGCCGACTCACGGTTCAGCTCGCGCAAGGAACTCCTGAACGTGGTCGACTTCGAGCTCCCGCCGGCGCCGCCCGGTGAGTTCCTCCTCATGGACGAGCCACAGCACAGGCGCTACAGGAAACCGCTGGTGGGCAAGTTCACCGCACGCCGGATGCGACTGCTGACCGAACGCATCGAGCAGATCACCACCGACTGCCTGGACACCATGGAGAAGACCGGGCCGCCGACGGACCTGGTGACCGCGTTCGCCAAGCCCATCCCCACCATCATCATCTGTGAACTGCTGGGGGTGCCCTACCAGGACCGGGACTCCTTCCAGGAGCAGATCGACAAGTTCATGAACGGTGAGACCAGCGACGAGGACCTGGCAGCGGCCTACACCGCGACCCAGGAGTACCTCGCACAGCTGGTGGTCGCCAAGCGCGCGAACCCCACCGACGACGTGCTCAGCGAGCTCACCGACAGCGACCTGACCGATGAGGAACTGCAGGGCATCAGCCTGATCCTGCTGGCGGCCGGATTCGACACCACGGCGAACATGCTGTCCCTCGGCGCCTTCGCGCTGCTGCAGAACCCGGCGCAACTGACCGCGCTGCGTGCAGATCCCGCCCTCGCCGACCAGGCCGTGGAGGAACTGCTGCGGTACCTGAGCGTCGCCAAGTCGTTCATGAGGACGGCCCTGGTGGACGTCGAGGTCGGCGGCCGGACCATCGAGGCCGGAACGACGGTCGTCCTGTCCTACAACACCGCCAACCGCGACCCCGAGCGCTTCACCGATCCCCACGGGCTCGACATCCGGCGGGAGTCCGGCGGTCACCTGGCCTTCGGCCACGGCATCCACCTGTGCCTCGGCCAGCAACTGGCCCGCATCGAGATGCGGGTCGCGTTCTCTTCCCTGCTCAGCCGCTTTCCCACATTGCGCCTGGCCGTACCGGCCGAAGAGGTCGGCCTGCGCCCGGAGACCGCGGACATCTACGGAGTGAAGAACCTCCCGGTCACCTGGGACGCGTGA
- a CDS encoding TrkA family potassium uptake protein yields the protein MARNRSHRTRRIAQNDSVVVIGLGRFGRALALELVDEDTEVLGIDENAELVQQLSGSLTHVVRADSTKEDVLRQLAVHEFNRAVVAIGSDIEASILTASLLVSFGIQDVWAKAISEAHGRILTQLGVHHVVYPEHDMGQRVAHLVRGRMLDYIEFEDDFAMAKTNPPVDVIGKRLGDSAIRTRYGLTVVAIKRPGEGFTYATADTVVQADDTIIVAGRTSQTERFSQLQ from the coding sequence TTGGCTAGGAACCGCAGCCACCGAACCCGCCGCATCGCCCAGAACGACTCCGTCGTGGTCATCGGTCTGGGCCGCTTCGGACGCGCCCTGGCGCTCGAGCTCGTCGACGAGGACACCGAGGTCCTCGGCATCGACGAGAACGCCGAACTCGTCCAGCAGTTGTCCGGGTCCCTCACCCATGTCGTTCGGGCGGACTCCACCAAGGAGGACGTACTGAGGCAACTGGCCGTCCACGAGTTCAACCGCGCCGTCGTGGCCATCGGCAGCGACATCGAGGCCAGCATCCTGACCGCCTCGCTGCTCGTTTCCTTCGGCATCCAGGATGTATGGGCCAAGGCGATCAGCGAAGCCCACGGCCGCATCCTCACCCAGCTCGGCGTGCACCACGTCGTCTACCCCGAGCACGACATGGGACAGCGCGTCGCCCACCTGGTGCGCGGCCGCATGCTCGACTACATCGAGTTCGAGGACGACTTCGCCATGGCCAAGACCAACCCGCCCGTCGACGTCATCGGCAAACGCCTCGGCGACAGCGCCATCCGAACCCGCTACGGACTGACCGTCGTCGCCATCAAACGCCCGGGCGAAGGCTTCACCTACGCCACCGCCGACACCGTCGTCCAGGCCGACGACACCATCATCGTGGCCGGCCGCACCAGCCAGACGGAACGCTTCAGCCAACTGCAATGA
- a CDS encoding serine hydrolase domain-containing protein, with amino-acid sequence MVLVGVLAVSACESHRDTVVSSGSDSGALDASTAAKVEEIVRRFQDTNRTPGVLVGIWSPNGTFISATGVADLATREPLRADMQFKIASQTKTFTANLVLQLVGEGKVALGDHISKWVAGVPNGDRITIRQLLNHTSGLADGFTSPTVQGKIPTGCTVEELLDAEAKFPPVAPPGTKWSYSNYGYNLLGRVVELAGGQDLSTAVQQRIARPLGLRRTLLPTSGNGLSKPFTHGYGLGDVGPTQAPTAADDATAVPASCLWAHGAMVSTLSDMRIWSRALATGALLKPAVWAEATNNPIPFVFTGNYNGPGKWRYGLGFVESGGFIGGEGSFAGYESTTMYSPKLQTAIQVVSTKNPNAITPPPMFQALAMAVHGTDLGFGLTPEQALAPAFTGAAG; translated from the coding sequence TTGGTCCTCGTCGGTGTCCTGGCGGTGTCGGCATGCGAGTCGCACCGCGACACCGTGGTGTCGAGCGGCAGCGACAGCGGAGCTCTCGACGCGTCGACCGCAGCCAAGGTCGAAGAGATCGTCCGCCGGTTCCAGGACACCAACCGCACCCCTGGGGTCCTCGTCGGCATCTGGAGCCCGAACGGGACCTTCATCAGTGCCACCGGCGTCGCCGACCTCGCGACCCGGGAGCCCCTCCGAGCGGACATGCAGTTCAAGATCGCGAGCCAGACGAAGACGTTCACGGCCAACCTCGTCCTGCAACTGGTGGGGGAAGGGAAGGTTGCCCTCGGCGATCACATCTCCAAGTGGGTGGCGGGTGTGCCCAACGGGGACCGGATCACGATCCGGCAGCTCCTCAACCACACCAGCGGCCTCGCCGACGGTTTCACCTCGCCCACCGTCCAGGGGAAGATCCCCACAGGCTGCACCGTCGAGGAGCTCCTCGACGCGGAGGCGAAATTCCCGCCCGTCGCACCTCCCGGCACCAAGTGGTCGTACAGCAACTACGGTTACAACCTGCTCGGCCGCGTAGTGGAGCTGGCCGGCGGCCAAGACCTGAGCACCGCGGTCCAGCAGCGCATCGCCCGACCGCTCGGACTCCGTCGCACCCTGCTCCCGACGTCGGGCAACGGCCTCAGCAAGCCCTTCACGCATGGGTACGGGCTGGGCGATGTGGGCCCCACCCAGGCACCCACCGCTGCCGATGACGCGACAGCCGTCCCGGCGTCGTGCCTCTGGGCACACGGAGCCATGGTCTCGACACTCTCGGACATGCGGATCTGGTCCCGCGCCTTGGCGACCGGTGCGCTGCTCAAGCCGGCGGTCTGGGCCGAAGCAACCAATAACCCGATCCCCTTCGTCTTCACGGGGAACTACAACGGGCCCGGCAAGTGGCGCTACGGACTGGGCTTCGTCGAGTCCGGCGGGTTCATCGGCGGAGAAGGCAGCTTCGCCGGCTACGAGTCCACCACCATGTACTCGCCCAAGCTCCAGACGGCCATCCAGGTGGTGTCCACCAAGAACCCCAACGCCATCACCCCTCCTCCGATGTTCCAGGCCCTCGCCATGGCGGTCCACGGCACCGATCTCGGCTTCGGCCTCACACCTGAACAGGCGCTCGCGCCCGCGTTCACAGGAGCGGCGGGATAG